The genomic segment CAGATTGAGCCATTGATTCAGTGTCTCAATGACCCTAAGCCTTTGTATCCTATGGATACTTTTGAAGAAGTTGTGGAGCTGTCTAGTACTCGGAAGCTTTCTAAGTACTCCAATCCAGTGGCTGTCATTATAACCCAGTTAACCATCACCACCAAGGTCCATTCCTTGCTGGAAGGcatctcaaattattttaccAAGTGGAATAAGCACATGATGGACACCAGAGACTGCCAGGTTTCCTTTACTTTTGGACCCTGTGATTATCACCAGGAAGTTTCTCTTAGGGTCCACCTGATGGAATACATTACAAAACAAGGTTTCACGATCCGCAACACCCGAGTGCATCACATGAGTGAGCGGGCCAACGAGAACACAGTGGAGCACAACTGGACTTTCTGTAGACTAGCTCGGAAGACAGATGACTGATCTCCAACCCCGAGAGAAGTTTCTGGAAATTGACTCTCCAGGAAATGGaagagactgatttttttttttaaatcacagtgagatttttttcttttaaatatttgtatttatttgaagGCAGTGAGGACCAGAAGGAAGTTTTGTGCTTTAGCAGACTCCTCCATATTTTGTTCCCT from the Eulemur rufifrons isolate Redbay chromosome 7, OSU_ERuf_1, whole genome shotgun sequence genome contains:
- the KCTD6 gene encoding BTB/POZ domain-containing protein KCTD6 gives rise to the protein MDNGDWGYMMTDPVTLNVGGHLYTTSLTTLTRYPDSMLGAMFGGDFPTARDPQGNYFIDRDGPLFRYVLNFLRTSELTLPLDFKEFDLLRKEADFYQIEPLIQCLNDPKPLYPMDTFEEVVELSSTRKLSKYSNPVAVIITQLTITTKVHSLLEGISNYFTKWNKHMMDTRDCQVSFTFGPCDYHQEVSLRVHLMEYITKQGFTIRNTRVHHMSERANENTVEHNWTFCRLARKTDD